A region of Homo sapiens chromosome 17, GRCh38.p14 Primary Assembly DNA encodes the following proteins:
- the TOP2A gene encoding DNA topoisomerase 2-alpha isoform X2 — MEVSPLQPVNENMQVNKIKKNEDAKKRLSVERIYQKKTQLEHILLRPDTYIGSVELVTQQMWVYDEDVGINYREVTFVPGLYKIFDEILVNAADNKQRDPKMSCIRVTIDPENNLISIWNNGKGIPVVEHKVEKMYVPALIFGQLLTSSNYDDDEKKVTGGRNGYGAKLCNIFSTKFTVETASREYKKMFKQTWMDNMGRAGEMELKPFNGEDYTCITFQPDLSKFKMQSLDKDIVALMVRRAYDIAGSTKDVKVFLNGNKLPVKGFRSYVDMYLKDKLDETGNSLKVIHEQVNHRWEVCLTMSEKGFQQISFVNSIATSKGGRHVDYVADQIVTKLVDVVKKKNKGGVAVKAHQVKNHMWIFVNALIENPTFDSQTKENMTLQPKSFGSTCQLSEKFIKAAIGCGIVESILNWVKFKAQVQLNKKCSAVKHNRIKGIPKLDDANDAGGRNSTECTLILTEGDSAKTLAVSGLGVVGRDKYGVFPLRGKILNVREASHKQIMENAEINNIIKIVGLQYKKNYEDEDSLKTLRYGKIMIMTDQDQDGSHIKGLLINFIHHNWPSLLRHRFLEEFITPIVKVSKNKQEMAFYSLPEFEEWKSSTPNHKKWKVKYYKGLGTSTSKEAKEYFADMKRHRIQFKYSGPEDDAAISLAFSKKQIDDRKEWLTNFMEDRRQRKLLGLPEDYLYGQTTTYLTYNDFINKELILFSNSDNERSIPSMVDGLKPGQRKVLFTCFKRNDKREVKVAQLAGSVAEMSSYHHGEMSLMMTIINLAQNFVGSNNLNLLQPIGQFGTRLHGGKDSASPRYIFTMLSSLARLLFPPKDDHTLKFLYDDNQRVEPEWYIPIIPMVLINGAEGIGTGWSCKIPNFDVREIVNNIRRLMDGEEPLPMLPSYKNFKGTIEELAPNQYVISGEVAILNSTTIEISELPVRTWTQTYKEQVLEPMLNGTEKTPPLITDYREYHTDTTVKFVVKMTEEKLAEAERVGLHKVFKLQTSLTCNSMVLFDHVGCLKKYDTVLDILRDFFELRLKYYGLRKEWLLGMLGAESAKLNNQARFILEKIDGKIIIENKPKKELIKVLIQRGYDSDPVKAWKEAQQKVPDEEENEESDNEKETEKSDSVTDSGPTFNYLLDMPLWYLTKEKKDELCRLRNEKEQELDTLKRKSPSDLWKEDLATFIEELEAVEAKEKQDEQVGLPGKGGKAKGKKTQMAEVLPSPRGQRVIPRITIEMKAEAEKKNKKKIKNENTEGSPQEDGVELEGLKQRLEKKQKREPGTKTKKQTTLAFKPIKKGKKRNPWSDSESDRSSDESNFDVPPRETEPRRAATKTKFTMDLDSDEDFSDFDEKTDDEDFVPSDASPPKTKTSPKP, encoded by the exons ATGGAAGTGTCACCATTGCAG cctgtaaatgaaaatatgcaagtcaacaaaataaagaaaaatgaagatgctAAGAAAAGACTGTCTGTTGAAAGAAtctatcaaaagaaaacacaattggAACATATTTTGCTCCGCCCAGACACCTACATTGGTTCTGTGGAATTAGTGACCCAG CAAATGTGGGTTTACGATGAAGATGTTGGCATTAACTATAGGGAAGTCACTTTTGTTCCTGGTTTGTACAAAATCTTTGATGAGATTCTAG ttaatgCTGCGGACAACAAACAAAGGGACCCAAAAATGTCTTGTATTAGAGTCACAATTGATCC ggAAAACAATTTAATTAGTATATGGAATAATGGAAAAGGTATTCCTGTTGTTGAACACAAAGTTGAAAAGATGTATGTCCCAGCTCTCATATTTGGACAGCTCCTAACTTCTAGTAactatgatgatgatgaaaagaaAGTGACAG GTGGTCGAAATGGCTATGGAGCCAAATTGTGTAACATATTCAGTACCAAATTTACTGTGGAAACAGCCAGTAGAGAATACAAGAAAATGTTCAAACAG ACATGGATGGATAATATGGGAAGAGCTGGTGAGATGGAACTCAAGCCCTTCAATGGAGAAGATTATACATGTATCACCTTTCAGCCTGATTTGTCTAAGTTTAAAATGCAAAGCCTGGACAAAGATATTGTTGCACTAATGGTCAGAAGAGCATATGATATTGCTGGATCCACCAAAGATGTCAAAGTCTTTCTTAATGGAAATAAACTGCCA GTAAAAGGATTTCGTAGTTATGTGGACATGTATTTGAAGGACAAGTTGGATGAAACTGGTAACTCCTTGAAAGTAATACATGAACAAGTAAACCACAGGTGGGAAGTGTGTTTAACTATGAGTGAAAAAGGCTTTCAGCAAATTAGCTTTGTCAACAGCATTGCTACATCCAAg GGTGGCAGACATGTTGATTATGTAGCTGATCAGATTGTGACTAAACTTGTTGATGTTGTGAAGAAGAAGAACAAGGGTGGTGTTGCAGTAAAAGCACATCAG GTGAAAAATCACATGTGGATTTTTGTAAATGCCTTAATTGAAAACCCAACCTTTGACTCtcagacaaaagaaaacatgacTTTACAACCCAAGAGCTTTGGATCAACATGCCAATTGAGTGAAAAATTTATCAAAGCT GCCATTGGCTGTGGTATTGTAGAAAGCATACTAAACTGGGTGAAGTTTAAGGCCCAAGTCCAGTTAAACAAGAAGTGTTCAGCTGTAAAACATAATAGAATCAAGGGAATTCCCAAACTCGATGATGCCAATGATGCag ggggCCGAAACTCCACTGAGTGTACGCTTATCCTGACTGAGGGAGATTCAGCCAAAACTTTGGCTGTTTCAGGCCTTGGTGTGGTTGGGAGAGACAAATATGGGGTTTTCCCTCTTAGAGGAAAAATACTCAATGTTCGAGAAGCTTCTCATAAGCAG ATCATGGAAAATGCTGAGATTAACAATATCATCAAGATTGTGGGTCTTCAGTACAAGAAAAACTATGAAGATGAAGATTCATTGAAGACGCTTCGTTATGGGAAGATAATGATTATGACAGATCAG GACCAAGATGGTTCCCACATCAAAGGCTTGCTGATTAATTTTATCCATCACAACTGGCCCTCTCTTCTGCGACATCGTTTTCTGGAGGAATTTATCACTCCCATTGTAAAG GTATCTAAAAACAAGCAAGAAATGGCATTTTACAGCCTTCCTGAATTTGAAGAGTGGAAGAGTTCTACTCCAAATCATAAAAAATGGAAAGTCAAATATTACAAAG GTTTGGGCACCAGCACATCAAAGGAAGCTAAAGAATACTTTGCAGATATGAAAAGACATCGTATCCAGTTCAAATATTCTGGTCCTGAAGATGATGCTGCTATCAGCCTG GCCTTTAGCAAAAAACAGATAGATGATCGAAAGGAATGGTTAACTAATTTCATGGAGGATAGAAGACAACGAAAGTTACTTGGGCTTCCTGAg GATTACTTGTATGGACAAACTACCACATATCTGACATATAATGACTTCATCAACAAGGAACTTATCTTGTTCTCAAATTCTGATAACGAGAGATCTATCCCTTCTATGGTGGATG gttTGAAACCAGGTCAGAGAAAGGTTTTGTTTACTTGCTTCAAACGGAATGACAAGCGAGAAGTAAAGGTTGCCCAATTAGCTGGATCAGTGGCTGAAATGTCTTCTTATCATCATGGTGAG atGTCACTAATGATGACCATTATCAATTTGGCTCAGAATTTTGTGGGTAGCAATAATCTAAACCTCTTGCAGCCCATTGGTCAGTTTGGTACCAGGCTACATGGTGGCAAGGATTCTGCTAGTCCACGATACATCTTTACAATGCTCAG ctcTTTGGCTCGATTGTTATTTCCACCAAAAGATGATCACACGTTGAAGTTTTTATATGATGACAACCAGCGTGTTGAGCCTGAATGGTACATTCCTATTATTCCCATGGTGCTGATAAATGGTGCTGAAGGAATCGGTACTGGGTGGTCCTGCAAAATCCCCAACTTTGATGTGCGTGAAATTGTAAATAACATCAGGCGTTTGATGGATGGAGAAGAACCTTTGCCAATG CTTCCAAGTTACAAGAACTTCAAGGGTACTATTGAAGAACTGGCTCCAAATCAATATGTGATTAGTGGTGAAGTAGCTATTCTTAATTCTACAACCATTGAAATCTCAGAGCTTCCCGTCAGAACATGGACCCAG acaTACAAAGAACAAGTTCTAGAACCCATGTTGAATGGCACCGAGAAGACACCTCCTCTCATAACAGACTATAGGGAATACCATACAGATACCACTGTGAAATTTGTTGTGAAGATGACTGAAGAAAAActggcagaggcagagagagttGGACTACACAAAGTCTTCAAACTCCAAACTAGTCTCACATGCAACTCTATG gtGCTTTTTGACCACGTAGGCTGTTTAAAGAAATATGACACGGTGTTGGATATTCTAAGAGACTTTTTTGAACTCAGACTTAAATATTATGGATTAAGAAAAGAATGGCTCCTAGGAATGCTTGGTGCTGAATCTGCTAAACTGAATAATCAGGCTCGCTTTATCTTAGAGAAAATAGATGGCAAAATAATCATTG aaaataagcctAAGAAAGAATTAATTAAAGTTCTGATTCAGAGGGGATATGATTCGGATCCTGTGAAGGCCTGGAAAGAAGCCCAGCAAAAG GTTccagatgaagaagaaaatgaagagagtgACAacgaaaaggaaactgaaaagagTGACTCCGTAACAGATTCTGGACCAACCTTCAACTATCTTCTTGATATGCCCCTTTGGTATTTaaccaaggaaaagaaagatgaacTCTGCAGGctaagaaatgaaaaa GAACAAGAGCTggacacattaaaaagaaagagtcCATCAGATTTGTGGAAAGAAGACTTGGCTACATTTATTGAAGAATTGGAG GCTGTTGAAGCCAAGGAAAAACAAGATGAACAAGTCGGACTTCCTGGGAAAGGGGGGAAggccaaggggaaaaaaacacaaatggctGAAGTTTTGCCTTCTCCGCGTGGTCAAAGAGTCATTCCACGAATAACCATAGAAATGAAagcagaggcagaaaagaaaaataaaaagaaaattaag AATGAAAATACTGAAGGAAGCCCTCAAGAAGATGGTGTGGAACTAGAAGGCCTAAAACAAAgattagaaaagaaacagaaaagagaaccag gtacaaagacaaagaaacaaactacATTGGCATTTAAGCcaatcaaaaaaggaaagaagagaaatcccTGGTCTGATTCAGAATCAGATAGGAGCAGTGACGAAAGTAATTTTGATGTCCCTCCACGAGAAACAGAGCCACGGAGAGCAGCAA caaaaacaaaattcacaatgGATTTGGATTCAGATGAAGATTTCTCAGATTTTGATGAAAAAACTGATGATGAAGATTTTGTCCCATCAGATGCTAGTCCACCTAAG